The Desulfotignum phosphitoxidans DSM 13687 genome has a window encoding:
- a CDS encoding class II aldolase/adducin family protein: MDDLVQKYADKLIHAGLATARGANAPLIGGKDQALVWNRTAREIPVLTSVFDRLAINSLVFLRPAPPYDRIIGFLAERALKTTGRITPTDCETRTFLHDLPVADQFTAQGMVQDLSRRKTVIILTKDRRGQSRGPAVIAPGTVTPEQGFVHVSSVCFACFVKFFSDYLTELKTGHTDPEMDAVYQQTLPFLEASQPGTVSPPSFSLMSGPFTDEAKATAAMSQAGKQVVADGLVDSYFGNISCCLNHTLYISQTGAALDELEGCIDPVPLDGSSSAGITASSELSAHLEIIARTGCRAILHGHPRFSVILSMDCDPDQKACCPFNTRCHTHCPVPRHIKNIPIVPGEVGTGPFGLCHTLPKAFDTSDTVIVYGHGVFATGDVDFIPAFSHMTAVETLCKNHYLEQVKQLTQRTKKSELS, encoded by the coding sequence ATGGATGATCTGGTCCAAAAATATGCCGACAAGCTGATCCATGCCGGCCTGGCAACGGCCCGGGGGGCGAATGCGCCCTTGATCGGCGGAAAGGACCAGGCCCTGGTATGGAACCGGACGGCCCGGGAAATCCCGGTGTTGACATCCGTGTTTGACCGTCTGGCCATCAATTCCCTGGTGTTTTTAAGACCTGCCCCGCCCTATGACCGGATCATCGGGTTTCTGGCGGAACGGGCCTTGAAAACCACGGGACGAATCACGCCCACGGACTGTGAAACCCGCACGTTTCTTCATGACCTGCCCGTGGCAGATCAATTCACGGCCCAGGGCATGGTCCAGGACCTGTCCCGCAGAAAAACCGTGATCATTTTAACAAAAGATCGCCGCGGCCAATCCCGGGGGCCTGCCGTGATCGCACCGGGAACCGTCACCCCGGAACAGGGATTTGTGCATGTCAGTTCCGTGTGCTTTGCCTGTTTTGTAAAATTTTTCTCCGATTATCTGACCGAATTGAAAACCGGGCACACGGACCCGGAAATGGATGCCGTGTACCAGCAGACCCTGCCGTTTCTGGAAGCGTCCCAACCCGGGACTGTTTCACCCCCTTCTTTTTCTCTGATGTCCGGTCCTTTCACGGATGAAGCAAAGGCGACAGCCGCCATGTCCCAGGCAGGAAAGCAGGTGGTGGCCGACGGGCTGGTGGATTCTTATTTCGGCAATATTTCCTGTTGCCTGAACCATACCCTTTACATCAGCCAGACGGGTGCGGCCTTAGATGAGCTGGAAGGATGCATTGATCCCGTGCCTCTGGACGGATCGTCTTCCGCCGGCATCACGGCGTCCAGCGAATTGTCGGCTCATTTGGAAATCATTGCCCGCACGGGATGCCGGGCCATTCTCCACGGGCACCCCCGGTTCAGCGTGATTCTGTCCATGGACTGCGATCCGGATCAAAAAGCGTGCTGTCCCTTTAATACCCGGTGCCATACCCATTGCCCCGTTCCCCGGCATATCAAAAACATCCCCATCGTTCCGGGTGAAGTGGGCACAGGCCCCTTCGGGCTGTGCCATACCCTGCCAAAAGCCTTTGATACGTCCGACACGGTGATTGTTTATGGCCATGGGGTATTTGCCACAGGAGACGTTGATTTCATTCCGGCGTTTTCACACATGACCGCGGTTGAAACTTTGTGCAAAAATCATTATCTTGAGCAGGTGAAGCAGTTGACGCAACGCACAAAAAAAAGCGAGCTGTCATGA
- a CDS encoding NifB/NifX family molybdenum-iron cluster-binding protein, translating to MKLAVTVWGNRISPVFDAASTLLVAEISDKKISRHYYTDFDPESPVDLIHTLKKHHVNILVCGAISKTPASLILDQHIHLISFVTGNARQFLDSFALARTVEKKNRMPGFKQSCMNVY from the coding sequence GTGAAACTGGCTGTGACCGTGTGGGGGAACCGGATTTCTCCGGTGTTTGATGCGGCCAGCACCCTGCTGGTGGCGGAAATATCAGACAAAAAAATTTCCAGGCACTATTATACGGATTTTGATCCCGAATCCCCCGTCGACCTGATTCATACACTGAAAAAACACCATGTCAACATCCTGGTGTGCGGTGCCATATCCAAAACCCCTGCCAGCCTGATTCTGGATCAGCACATTCATCTTATTTCCTTTGTAACGGGCAATGCCCGGCAGTTTCTGGACAGTTTTGCCCTAGCCCGGACCGTGGAAAAAAAGAACCGGATGCCGGGATTCAAGCAATCCTGCATGAATGTGTATTGA
- a CDS encoding sigma-54 interaction domain-containing protein, protein MIDPKKISGPLTQETTQIILECISDGVFTIDYNWEITSFNRAAEEITGISRKEAIGRHCWEVFRSNMCEAECALKKTMEEGKPYVSTSAYIIDSNQKKIPISVSTSLLIDKHGEVLGGVEIFRDHSLVEALRKQLSASFHVEDIVSNSNAMKKIFTILPQISQSDATVLIEGETGTGKELMARAIHNMGPRKDKPFMAINCGALPDTLLESELFGYKKGAFTHAVKDKPGKFALARGGTVFLDEIGDTSPAFQVSLLRVLQEHEYTPLGGVEKEETDVRIIAATNRDLSELMEADQFRQDLYYRVNVVKLFLPPLRQRMEDVPLLVERFVSKLNLRQGKFIQGIDHAVLASLMSHTFPGNIRELENIIEHAFVLCQEGIISCDHLPGFLVQKKQTPCQAPVDDPVKAAQINLISDALARNNYNRNAAAKDLGIHKSTLFRRIKKLGIKL, encoded by the coding sequence ATGATTGATCCGAAAAAAATATCCGGCCCTCTGACACAGGAAACCACCCAGATTATTCTGGAGTGCATTTCCGACGGCGTGTTCACCATTGACTATAACTGGGAAATCACTTCGTTTAACCGGGCGGCCGAAGAAATCACGGGCATCTCCAGAAAGGAAGCCATCGGCCGGCACTGCTGGGAGGTGTTCCGGTCCAATATGTGCGAGGCGGAATGCGCTTTGAAAAAAACCATGGAAGAAGGTAAGCCTTATGTGTCCACTTCCGCGTATATCATCGATTCCAACCAGAAGAAAATCCCCATTTCCGTGTCCACGTCTCTGCTCATCGATAAACACGGGGAAGTGCTGGGCGGGGTGGAAATCTTCAGGGACCATTCTCTGGTGGAAGCGCTGCGCAAACAACTGTCCGCCAGTTTTCATGTGGAAGACATTGTCAGCAACAGCAACGCCATGAAAAAAATATTCACCATCCTGCCCCAGATATCCCAGTCCGACGCCACCGTGCTCATTGAAGGGGAAACCGGGACGGGCAAGGAACTCATGGCCCGGGCCATCCACAACATGGGACCCAGAAAAGACAAACCTTTCATGGCCATCAACTGCGGGGCACTGCCCGACACATTGCTGGAATCCGAACTGTTTGGATACAAAAAAGGGGCGTTCACCCATGCCGTCAAGGACAAACCCGGCAAATTCGCCCTGGCCCGGGGCGGCACCGTGTTTCTGGATGAAATCGGGGACACCAGCCCGGCGTTTCAGGTGAGCCTGCTCCGGGTGCTCCAGGAACATGAATACACCCCTTTGGGCGGTGTGGAAAAAGAAGAAACCGATGTCCGGATCATTGCGGCTACCAACCGGGACCTGTCCGAACTCATGGAAGCGGACCAGTTCCGGCAGGACCTGTATTACCGGGTCAATGTGGTCAAGCTGTTTCTGCCTCCGCTGCGCCAGCGCATGGAGGATGTCCCGCTGCTGGTGGAACGCTTTGTCTCAAAACTGAACCTGCGCCAGGGCAAATTCATCCAGGGAATCGACCATGCCGTGCTGGCATCGCTCATGTCCCATACGTTTCCCGGCAACATCCGGGAACTGGAAAATATTATTGAACATGCCTTTGTGCTGTGCCAGGAAGGGATCATCTCCTGTGACCATCTGCCGGGATTTCTGGTTCAAAAAAAGCAGACACCCTGCCAGGCCCCCGTGGATGATCCCGTGAAAGCGGCCCAGATCAATTTGATTTCAGATGCGCTTGCCCGAAACAATTACAATCGAAATGCCGCTGCCAAAGACCTGGGCATCCACAAAAGCACCTTGTTCAGGCGGATCAAAAAACTGGGGATCAAGTTATAA
- the zupT gene encoding zinc transporter ZupT: protein MAYDAGTVLFAFSLTLMAGLSTGIGSALAFFAKTTNTRFLTASLGFSAGVMIYVSLVEIFVKARESLEAALGPVQGYLMTTLAFFSGIVLIAAIDFLVPSFENPHEVRDVEDIPDQDLKINKKNLHRMGMFSALAIAIHNFPEGIATFVGALADPALGLSIAVAVAIHNIPEGIAVSVPIFYATGSRKKAFSLSFLSGLAEPAGAVIGYFLVLRYITDTLFGVMFAAVAGIMVFISLDELLPTAEKYGEHHIAMYGVVAGMAVMAASLVLFA from the coding sequence ATGGCGTATGATGCCGGTACGGTGCTTTTTGCTTTTTCCCTCACACTGATGGCCGGCCTGTCCACAGGCATCGGCAGTGCTTTGGCCTTTTTTGCCAAAACCACGAACACCCGGTTTTTAACCGCGTCCTTAGGGTTTTCCGCCGGGGTCATGATCTATGTCTCTTTAGTGGAAATATTTGTCAAAGCCAGAGAATCCCTTGAGGCCGCCTTAGGGCCCGTCCAGGGATATCTGATGACCACACTGGCCTTTTTCAGCGGAATTGTCCTGATCGCAGCGATCGATTTTCTGGTCCCGAGTTTTGAAAATCCCCATGAAGTCAGGGATGTCGAAGATATCCCCGACCAGGACCTCAAGATAAACAAGAAAAACCTGCATCGGATGGGCATGTTTTCCGCCCTGGCCATTGCCATCCACAATTTTCCGGAAGGCATTGCCACGTTTGTGGGGGCGCTGGCGGACCCGGCCCTGGGGCTAAGCATTGCCGTCGCCGTTGCCATCCACAATATTCCGGAAGGCATTGCCGTGTCCGTCCCCATTTTTTACGCCACGGGCAGCCGCAAAAAAGCATTCAGCCTGTCTTTTTTATCCGGTCTGGCTGAACCGGCCGGGGCTGTGATCGGGTATTTTCTGGTATTGCGCTACATTACGGATACCTTGTTCGGGGTGATGTTTGCTGCCGTGGCCGGGATCATGGTATTCATCTCTTTAGATGAACTGCTGCCCACAGCGGAAAAATACGGCGAACACCACATTGCCATGTACGGGGTTGTGGCCGGCATGGCCGTGATGGCAGCCAGTCTGGTATTGTTTGCATAA